A window of Pirellula sp. SH-Sr6A contains these coding sequences:
- a CDS encoding tandem-95 repeat protein: MTVSPKRRLRGSKDFKRTDNALDRSWLVRSLRMEWLEKRELMAADVAMFQNPLIAYDVDGDFAVSPLDALTVINRINEDGTGSLQGQAPGDSDGFIDVDGDNSLSPLDVLGVINYINRGEGENGPTKLAAVRYEFYRVNADGSLGALIPDANPATTEPDAVIGTGERVVVRTTMADLRSPATTSTTARGVFSAYHDLNFTNADQSTAERLQLQWSDYYRISFSPLVFGGSVTFRWGDKTATVTPTLSGGAISASGTLEAVRTAMNSLFGAENVRVNPTDPFTPGVSVINPIYEVHFRGSLARQDLSPNLVIDSSSLNAPNGVTPITLAGAPSLDPELEVITRAALNHNIDNGSIVSAGVPSPIVRYTNGPAGALLDSTGATRTVNRLGGFANVTSPQDPEVAQRYLGVVDAMFLGAGQGTILLNGSITPIATGASGNNLGIALFGNAGDRAEYLTADQVVLPTGTITIIDRLSAVADTYTFQEDLGGITPPTIILNSPGVLDNDISRNEAGAFVPALQVGTVITSVEAIVGGTATLVSNDTQIRFAPTADFNGQAILRYNIRNRLGDTATGTVTINLTPVNDAPRVIGSSFSTTEDIPTPGLVLTPSQVFVAGPADEVAAPNSQTVSFTAVRTTAATNGSVSLTGGNVQYIPAADFFGTATFVVDGQDSAGAMTTNITVTVTVSPVNDAPAVVTTTYTVAEDSAVTINSSQIFTPGPSNESSQAVTLSIVTPPVAATGTATINAQGQLVVTPAPNYFGVMSIRVRGTDNGTNPNNQSTETDLTINVTSVNDAPIAVDDTGAARFTVLALGTATELNVRQNDLAGPPPESEAITVTAVTTPNIGSVSVQNGSVFFTAPTDPAVFGQTARFSYTLRDVAGLTDTADVEVLILPPASPYALDDDYRANAALQINENDNGDEFTFDVLANDFSSLPATRALTADPVLVSGEGVLGRSGNLITYRPPANFFGEVVFTYEMTDGDTVVEPNERRIATATINVVPVNDAPIAEARTVAGIEDTAQTITAASLNLSSGPRESDTLRFTTAAMVDPTNGTVTLENGNIRFTPALDFVGPAVIRYVVTDNGTPNLPSAESFITINVAPVNDVPVAVADSVSTAEDTSLTITISSLLSNDRPGPANEGSQTLTFAPVVGTVNTTHGTIRQSSVGGEDVLIYTPNADFNGSDSFTYQINDGQLENSTASGTVSIRITEVNDAPTANTITKSVFAGVATVFDLTPELAAMFKGAANESNQTLRIVSVTQGSSPLGTLVLNANGTLTYTAPLGTEGRETFSFVIEDNGTTNGVADPKRATGSFNVDILPFIPSSFRGFVYVDDNTNGVLDENELRISGADVTLTIAADPNIPGSTAVQRKAVTEADGSYSFDLLPPGAYSVSYVVPIMTVDAAGANSVTRSIVAPGDVNEVVNFGVLGVTARYSHILENLSNNYYLRDGELRTKGIYAAIGADGNSEWTIARGGFEGDSFHEVVLSDDGTKAYLTAVRGPNHEVFTATLSKSQFVQTMDTDTGNRIVRVLARSSDLSWQRVDLAAPPATVTARKYLDAVDELFATEGW; this comes from the coding sequence ATGACTGTTTCGCCAAAGCGTCGCCTTCGCGGTTCTAAGGATTTTAAGCGTACCGACAATGCCCTCGATCGCAGCTGGCTTGTGCGTTCCCTTAGGATGGAGTGGCTTGAAAAGCGAGAGTTGATGGCCGCCGACGTCGCCATGTTCCAGAATCCGTTGATCGCGTACGACGTGGACGGAGACTTCGCTGTGTCTCCGTTAGACGCGTTGACGGTGATCAACCGGATCAACGAGGACGGGACCGGGTCGCTTCAAGGGCAGGCGCCTGGCGATAGCGACGGTTTCATCGATGTGGATGGAGACAACTCTCTTTCCCCGCTCGATGTGTTAGGTGTGATCAACTACATCAACCGAGGGGAAGGCGAGAACGGCCCCACGAAGTTGGCGGCGGTTCGCTATGAATTTTACCGTGTTAACGCGGATGGGTCGCTGGGCGCTTTGATCCCTGATGCGAATCCTGCGACGACAGAGCCCGATGCGGTCATTGGAACCGGCGAGCGGGTCGTGGTTCGAACCACCATGGCGGACCTTCGATCTCCCGCGACGACGTCGACGACAGCTCGAGGCGTATTTAGCGCCTATCACGACTTGAATTTCACGAATGCCGACCAGTCGACTGCCGAGCGTCTCCAGCTCCAGTGGAGCGACTATTACCGCATTTCGTTTAGCCCCCTCGTCTTTGGCGGTAGCGTGACGTTCCGATGGGGCGATAAAACCGCGACCGTGACGCCGACCCTCTCGGGTGGGGCGATCAGCGCGAGTGGAACTTTGGAAGCGGTCCGCACGGCGATGAACAGTCTGTTCGGTGCTGAGAATGTGCGTGTGAACCCAACCGACCCTTTCACACCGGGTGTCTCCGTCATCAACCCCATTTACGAAGTTCACTTCCGAGGTAGTTTGGCACGGCAGGACTTGTCTCCCAATTTGGTGATCGACAGCAGTTCTCTCAATGCACCGAACGGAGTGACTCCGATTACTTTGGCAGGGGCACCCAGTCTCGATCCAGAATTGGAAGTCATCACACGTGCTGCTTTAAATCACAATATCGACAACGGATCTATCGTTAGCGCGGGAGTTCCTTCTCCGATCGTTCGATATACAAACGGTCCCGCTGGCGCACTGCTTGATTCCACCGGCGCCACACGTACCGTAAACCGCTTGGGAGGTTTCGCAAATGTGACGTCTCCTCAGGACCCTGAGGTCGCTCAGCGATACTTGGGTGTGGTCGATGCGATGTTTTTGGGAGCGGGCCAAGGCACGATCCTTTTGAACGGATCGATTACTCCAATTGCTACCGGTGCATCGGGTAACAATCTCGGGATTGCACTTTTCGGTAATGCTGGAGATCGGGCTGAGTACTTGACCGCCGACCAAGTCGTTTTGCCGACCGGAACGATCACGATCATCGACCGCTTGAGTGCGGTCGCCGACACCTACACCTTCCAAGAAGACTTGGGAGGAATCACCCCGCCTACTATTATTCTCAACAGTCCCGGGGTTCTCGATAACGACATCAGCCGCAATGAGGCGGGAGCTTTTGTTCCTGCGTTGCAGGTCGGCACTGTGATTACGTCCGTAGAAGCCATCGTCGGTGGAACGGCAACCTTGGTATCTAACGACACGCAGATACGATTCGCGCCGACTGCTGACTTCAACGGTCAGGCGATCCTGCGTTACAACATCCGCAATCGACTTGGTGATACAGCCACAGGTACCGTCACCATCAATCTCACACCGGTGAACGATGCGCCTCGCGTGATTGGAAGTTCTTTCAGCACGACGGAAGATATCCCAACTCCCGGTTTGGTTTTGACCCCATCGCAAGTCTTCGTGGCCGGTCCTGCCGATGAAGTTGCAGCACCGAACTCTCAGACCGTTTCGTTCACTGCGGTCAGGACCACCGCGGCAACCAATGGTTCCGTTTCGCTGACCGGCGGCAACGTTCAGTATATTCCTGCTGCAGATTTCTTTGGTACTGCGACGTTCGTCGTCGATGGCCAAGATAGCGCCGGAGCGATGACGACCAATATTACGGTCACTGTTACTGTTTCTCCTGTAAACGATGCTCCTGCTGTGGTGACGACGACTTACACCGTCGCAGAAGACAGCGCTGTGACGATCAATTCGTCGCAGATCTTTACTCCTGGACCTTCCAACGAATCCTCGCAAGCTGTCACTTTGTCGATCGTGACTCCTCCGGTCGCCGCGACCGGAACGGCGACGATCAATGCTCAGGGGCAGTTGGTGGTTACTCCTGCTCCGAACTACTTCGGAGTGATGAGCATTCGTGTTCGAGGAACCGACAATGGAACAAATCCAAATAACCAAAGCACAGAAACCGATCTGACCATCAACGTGACGTCCGTCAATGACGCGCCGATCGCAGTGGACGATACCGGGGCAGCTCGCTTTACGGTTTTGGCCCTTGGAACAGCGACCGAACTCAATGTTCGCCAGAATGACCTAGCTGGTCCTCCGCCCGAGAGCGAAGCGATCACGGTGACCGCCGTGACCACACCCAACATTGGTTCGGTATCGGTGCAAAATGGCAGCGTATTCTTCACCGCTCCGACCGATCCTGCGGTGTTCGGCCAAACCGCACGATTCAGTTACACCCTCCGTGATGTAGCTGGGCTCACCGATACTGCAGACGTGGAAGTCTTGATTCTTCCTCCTGCATCTCCTTACGCACTCGATGATGACTACCGTGCGAATGCCGCACTCCAGATCAACGAGAACGATAATGGCGACGAGTTTACTTTCGACGTGCTCGCCAACGACTTCTCGAGTCTTCCCGCCACGCGAGCCCTCACGGCAGACCCTGTCCTGGTGAGTGGTGAAGGCGTATTGGGACGGTCTGGAAACCTCATTACCTACCGTCCGCCAGCGAATTTCTTTGGTGAAGTCGTATTCACTTACGAGATGACCGACGGTGATACCGTTGTCGAGCCGAACGAGCGACGCATCGCGACGGCTACCATCAACGTGGTACCTGTGAATGATGCACCGATCGCAGAGGCACGTACCGTTGCGGGTATCGAAGATACAGCGCAAACCATCACGGCTGCCTCGCTGAACCTTAGCTCTGGTCCTCGCGAATCGGACACGCTTCGATTTACTACTGCCGCCATGGTGGACCCCACCAACGGAACGGTGACGCTGGAAAATGGTAATATCCGGTTCACTCCAGCCTTGGACTTCGTCGGACCAGCCGTCATTCGCTATGTGGTGACCGACAATGGCACACCGAATCTCCCTTCGGCAGAGAGCTTTATCACCATCAACGTAGCACCTGTGAATGATGTACCGGTCGCCGTTGCTGACAGTGTTTCCACGGCGGAAGACACCAGTTTAACGATCACCATCAGCAGTCTGCTAAGCAACGATCGACCTGGACCAGCTAACGAAGGAAGCCAGACACTCACGTTTGCTCCCGTGGTAGGAACCGTGAACACAACCCATGGAACTATCCGTCAGTCCTCGGTGGGTGGCGAAGATGTATTGATTTACACTCCGAACGCAGACTTCAATGGATCGGATAGTTTCACCTATCAAATCAACGACGGACAATTGGAGAATTCGACTGCTTCAGGAACCGTGAGCATTCGAATCACCGAAGTCAACGACGCTCCGACTGCCAACACCATTACGAAGAGTGTCTTCGCGGGTGTGGCGACGGTATTCGATCTGACACCCGAGTTGGCGGCGATGTTCAAAGGTGCGGCGAACGAGAGCAATCAAACCTTGCGAATCGTGAGCGTCACACAAGGAAGCAGTCCGCTAGGCACATTGGTCCTGAACGCAAACGGAACTTTGACCTACACCGCACCTCTCGGAACCGAAGGTCGCGAGACGTTTAGCTTTGTCATCGAAGATAACGGTACCACCAACGGCGTTGCAGATCCCAAACGAGCGACTGGTTCGTTCAATGTCGATATTCTCCCCTTCATCCCCAGCAGTTTCCGCGGATTCGTCTACGTGGACGATAATACCAACGGAGTTTTAGATGAAAACGAATTGCGCATCAGTGGAGCGGATGTAACTCTGACGATCGCGGCAGATCCGAATATCCCTGGTTCGACCGCAGTCCAGCGCAAGGCGGTTACCGAGGCAGATGGCAGCTACAGCTTCGATCTCCTACCACCCGGTGCCTATTCGGTTTCGTATGTCGTCCCCATCATGACGGTAGACGCTGCGGGGGCCAACTCGGTGACACGATCGATCGTCGCCCCCGGTGACGTTAACGAAGTTGTCAACTTTGGAGTTCTCGGTGTCACGGCACGCTACTCCCATATCCTAGAAAACCTTTCGAACAACTATTATCTCCGCGATGGTGAATTGCGAACGAAGGGGATTTATGCAGCGATCGGAGCCGATGGCAATTCGGAATGGACGATTGCTCGCGGAGGATTTGAAGGAGACTCGTTCCACGAAGTCGTCCTTAGCGACGATGGCACCAAGGCGTATCTCACGGCAGTTCGCGGACCTAACCATGAGGTCTTTACCGCGACCCTTTCCAAGAGTCAGTTCGTTCAAACGATGGACACCGATACCGGCAACCGTATTGTGCGCGTCCTGGCACGCAGCTCCGATTTGAGCTGGCAGCGTGTCGACTTGGCCGCCCCGCCGGCGACCGTGACGGCTCGAAAATACCTCGATGCCGTGGATGAACTGTTCGCAACCGAAGGTTGGTAA
- a CDS encoding ABC transporter ATP-binding protein yields MGIVSVQQLGKRYGEFWALQDCSLEIPEGSVFGLLGPNGAGKTTLIRCMLGFIRPSRGKAFVEGFDCETQSLPVRERVSYLPAETKLFRTMKGEECLEFFASIHPRGDLGRAKSIADRLGLNLNRRVAFMSTGMRQKLAIACVLSCRSRVIILDEPTANLDPTTRQTVLELTSEANQQFGATVVFCSHVMSEIQEICQYAAFLKSGTVVEAVRLDAIEPVHRVRFKSSAPDSASVLFPGNKFSVVGSTVTLELRGEITPFLPSLQSSEIRDLTIDLASVQVIYDRVHNLG; encoded by the coding sequence ATGGGGATCGTTAGTGTCCAGCAGTTAGGGAAGCGGTACGGTGAATTTTGGGCGCTGCAAGACTGTTCGCTAGAAATACCCGAGGGGTCCGTGTTTGGATTGTTGGGGCCCAACGGCGCAGGGAAGACGACCCTCATCCGCTGTATGCTGGGGTTCATTCGTCCCAGTCGGGGAAAGGCCTTCGTGGAGGGTTTTGACTGCGAGACCCAGTCGTTGCCCGTGCGCGAGCGGGTGAGCTACTTGCCTGCGGAAACCAAGCTGTTCCGAACCATGAAGGGCGAGGAATGCTTGGAGTTTTTTGCCAGCATCCATCCCCGCGGCGACTTGGGGCGTGCGAAATCGATCGCGGACCGGTTGGGGCTCAACCTGAACCGTCGCGTCGCGTTCATGTCGACTGGGATGCGACAGAAGCTTGCGATTGCATGTGTCCTGAGCTGCCGAAGTCGCGTGATCATTTTAGATGAGCCGACCGCCAATTTGGACCCTACCACGCGCCAGACCGTTCTCGAACTGACCTCGGAAGCGAACCAGCAGTTCGGCGCCACCGTTGTTTTCTGTTCCCACGTGATGTCGGAGATTCAAGAGATTTGCCAATACGCGGCATTTCTGAAATCGGGGACGGTCGTGGAAGCGGTCCGTCTCGACGCGATCGAGCCAGTCCATCGTGTCCGCTTCAAGTCCTCTGCCCCCGATTCGGCATCTGTACTCTTCCCGGGTAACAAGTTTTCGGTGGTGGGTTCCACGGTCACTCTCGAGCTGCGCGGAGAAATCACTCCTTTTCTTCCCTCGCTTCAGTCTTCGGAAATACGAGACCTGACCATCGATCTCGCATCAGTGCAAGTGATTTATGATCGTGTTCATAACCTGGGTTGA
- a CDS encoding serine/threonine-protein kinase — protein MKSDPNKTDTGPSKLEFEAIGPYKVLGLLGQGGMGTVYHAMHVKSGEQVAVKVIASAMAQHQRFRRRFDAEIQTLVKLKHPGIVQLIGFGEEKGLLFYSMEYVEGENLQQLLRREKSLPWERVIDMAIEVCSALKHAHDFGIIHRDLKPANLMITTKGSVKLTDFGIAKLFGASEATVEGSVLGTADFMSPEQAEGKPVSVRSDLYALGSVCYASLTGRAPYQGKSIPEVLFNVRYGTFPKIQELVPKAPAELCKLIEELLEREPSKRPPTGLVVGNRFQSLRVGLKQRTQSASDASKEGVDAGKLKELTSIDLDESSSLLGGIKGLVDQTVIRDPYQPDAKQVESPEFSSDNLPKGTREASHVVGPHDKTIVQPSMPQSPSHAGIPERPSGIDFIGKTSFTEVNDDDRRRSATTFQAPVEEKSPWGHWVAIGTLAAALIGCIGLLIYMLQAPSADTLYKPVAIAIQQDEEELWLDAEDFAIRFRELYPNDERIGDIEGAIQEAESIRSIRQLQRKARRGITDQLSAIEQAYLECVKAQGLGSQEAGAKLEAFLVLFGADTSLSPREQTLVTHAKKSLDELRASQKVTANEAYTALKEKMDWADTHLTAVAKAKWLQSMTELFGDKAWAKELLRRAKDELTRTETNPSDQPSNEP, from the coding sequence GTGAAGTCCGATCCGAACAAAACCGACACAGGACCTAGCAAGCTGGAGTTCGAGGCGATCGGCCCCTACAAAGTCCTCGGCCTTCTCGGGCAAGGGGGAATGGGGACGGTCTACCATGCGATGCATGTCAAGTCTGGGGAACAAGTCGCTGTCAAGGTGATCGCGTCGGCGATGGCGCAGCATCAGCGATTTCGCCGACGATTCGACGCCGAAATCCAAACCTTGGTCAAACTGAAACATCCCGGAATCGTGCAGCTCATCGGTTTCGGCGAAGAGAAAGGTCTCCTCTTCTATTCGATGGAATACGTCGAAGGAGAGAACTTGCAGCAGTTGCTCCGCCGGGAGAAATCCCTTCCTTGGGAACGTGTCATCGATATGGCAATCGAGGTTTGTTCCGCCCTTAAGCACGCTCATGACTTCGGAATCATCCACCGCGACCTGAAACCCGCGAACTTGATGATCACCACAAAAGGTTCCGTTAAGCTTACCGACTTTGGCATTGCGAAGCTCTTTGGCGCATCCGAGGCAACCGTAGAAGGATCGGTCTTGGGCACGGCGGACTTCATGTCGCCCGAGCAAGCGGAAGGAAAGCCGGTCAGCGTTCGAAGCGATTTGTATGCGCTCGGCAGCGTCTGCTATGCCTCCCTCACCGGCCGCGCTCCGTATCAGGGGAAAAGTATCCCGGAAGTTCTTTTTAATGTTCGCTACGGAACCTTCCCCAAAATCCAAGAACTGGTACCCAAAGCGCCCGCCGAGCTTTGCAAATTGATCGAGGAACTCCTGGAACGAGAGCCTTCGAAGCGCCCTCCTACAGGACTGGTCGTCGGAAATCGATTCCAGTCCCTCCGTGTCGGCTTGAAGCAACGTACGCAGTCCGCCTCGGATGCTTCGAAGGAGGGAGTCGATGCAGGAAAACTCAAGGAACTCACCAGCATCGATTTGGATGAAAGCTCATCCCTCCTCGGAGGTATCAAGGGATTAGTAGACCAAACCGTCATACGCGATCCTTATCAACCCGATGCAAAACAAGTCGAATCCCCCGAGTTTTCCAGTGACAATCTCCCCAAAGGAACGAGGGAGGCGTCCCATGTGGTCGGCCCGCATGACAAAACAATTGTCCAGCCGTCGATGCCGCAGAGTCCTTCGCACGCAGGAATACCTGAACGACCCAGCGGTATCGACTTCATCGGAAAAACCTCGTTTACCGAAGTCAACGATGACGATCGAAGACGGTCGGCCACGACCTTTCAAGCCCCTGTGGAAGAAAAGTCACCTTGGGGGCATTGGGTGGCGATCGGTACGCTCGCAGCCGCGTTGATTGGGTGCATCGGATTGTTGATATACATGCTGCAGGCTCCCAGCGCCGACACACTTTACAAACCAGTTGCGATCGCCATCCAGCAGGATGAGGAAGAGTTGTGGCTGGATGCCGAGGACTTTGCGATTCGGTTTCGGGAGCTTTATCCAAACGATGAGCGGATCGGGGACATCGAAGGAGCGATCCAAGAAGCCGAATCGATCCGTAGTATTCGTCAGCTGCAGCGCAAGGCGCGCCGTGGGATCACGGACCAGCTCAGCGCGATCGAGCAAGCGTATTTGGAGTGCGTGAAGGCTCAGGGGCTCGGGTCGCAAGAGGCGGGAGCCAAACTAGAAGCTTTCCTCGTCCTATTCGGCGCCGATACATCGCTAAGTCCACGAGAACAGACCCTCGTCACGCACGCCAAAAAGTCGTTGGACGAACTTCGGGCCTCCCAAAAGGTGACGGCGAACGAAGCCTACACGGCGCTGAAAGAAAAGATGGATTGGGCGGACACGCACCTCACTGCGGTAGCAAAAGCCAAGTGGTTACAGTCGATGACGGAACTCTTTGGCGACAAAGCTTGGGCGAAAGAGCTACTCCGGCGCGCGAAGGATGAGTTGACGCGGACCGAAACTAATCCGTCGGACCAACCGTCCAACGAGCCCTAA
- a CDS encoding amidohydrolase, producing MESEFANQQIAWMHQLDQCLSHVWMVRAFLKHSEEAAEDEELAEVHRELYDYMLALGPSLDQGDASKYLRIAQKKFSKLRKSMEWFVEFQPEISGHMNFRMAAKSLQLTVGQIERILREVEVFQSAQVTGPSTPTDTREDDHPDGGDDFTLSYSDPRDDR from the coding sequence ATGGAAAGTGAGTTTGCGAACCAACAGATCGCTTGGATGCACCAGCTCGACCAATGCTTAAGTCACGTATGGATGGTGAGAGCGTTCCTCAAACACTCCGAGGAAGCGGCAGAGGATGAGGAGCTCGCGGAGGTGCATCGCGAACTTTACGACTACATGCTCGCCCTTGGCCCTTCGCTCGACCAAGGCGACGCCTCGAAATACTTGCGAATCGCCCAAAAGAAATTCTCCAAGCTTCGAAAGAGCATGGAATGGTTTGTGGAATTCCAACCCGAGATCTCGGGGCACATGAATTTTCGAATGGCCGCCAAATCGCTGCAATTAACTGTCGGCCAGATCGAACGGATTCTTCGCGAGGTGGAAGTATTCCAGTCTGCCCAGGTGACCGGCCCCTCCACGCCTACGGACACTCGCGAGGACGACCATCCCGACGGTGGGGACGATTTTACGCTTTCGTATTCCGATCCTCGCGACGATCGATAG
- a CDS encoding adenylate/guanylate cyclase domain-containing protein — MNSGWLKNRKQLDGEVAMPDLIAQGPAPTDRWRRTLPKTEGTGNVIILGRTAVGWSVPWDDRISRNHAKLIWNGKRLEISRLIDSRNPIFYRGLRKDEFDIGIGEHFVIGLTTFSLVDQRIRVMSQSDEPPALTELSYAPALLRQTRYRDADRRIDVLSRLPEIISGSSTDEELCVRVVNVLMQGIPQAALVALIADTRSLPTAPASTGGSESGASLRSRNANFDSASRHFGELTEAGVRLLHWDARSTQGAQFSPSARLIEQAIRTKQSTLHIWSRSAEAHGASTSHAASYTQSENVDWAFCTPILSEACPGWAIYVAGDFTTLLPHKPLRDATAAFEIDLQDDLKFAELTATTLSSLRQMRLLQRRQDSLRPFFAPVVQQALAAQHPDDVLAPKEVDVSVLFCDLRGFTRQSEESSDRLLELLQRVSDALGVMTHHILASNGVVGDFHGDAAMGFWGWPLPQKDSVLSAAQAALAIRTEFEAASAIKSHPLAGFRAGIGIATGRAVAGRIGTVDQVKVTVFGPVVNLASRLESMTKQLRAPILIDETTAAHLYRLDYQSFARVRRVARVLPVGSNSPLTVSELLPPEDRDLVLKNEHIAIYEEALDRLQSGDWNEAFRLLHGVPAEDRVKDFLTVFIAQHGRTPPADWQGVIKLPEK, encoded by the coding sequence ATGAATTCCGGTTGGTTGAAGAACCGAAAACAGTTGGATGGTGAAGTTGCGATGCCAGATTTGATCGCTCAAGGCCCTGCTCCTACAGACCGTTGGCGTCGAACCCTTCCCAAAACGGAAGGGACCGGAAACGTGATCATTCTTGGGCGGACCGCCGTCGGTTGGTCCGTTCCTTGGGATGATCGCATTTCTCGCAACCATGCGAAATTGATATGGAACGGAAAGCGGCTTGAAATTTCCAGACTGATCGATTCGCGAAATCCAATCTTTTACCGAGGTCTTCGGAAAGACGAATTCGATATTGGCATCGGTGAGCATTTCGTGATCGGACTGACGACATTCAGCCTGGTGGATCAACGCATCCGTGTCATGTCGCAATCCGACGAACCACCTGCCCTTACCGAGCTGAGCTACGCTCCTGCCCTCTTGCGGCAGACGCGATACCGAGACGCGGATCGTCGGATCGACGTTTTGAGCCGGCTGCCAGAAATCATCTCGGGCAGTAGCACCGATGAGGAATTATGCGTGCGGGTCGTGAATGTTCTGATGCAAGGCATCCCGCAAGCCGCGTTGGTCGCATTGATCGCTGACACACGTTCGCTCCCGACGGCACCTGCATCGACCGGCGGATCGGAATCGGGTGCATCCCTCCGCTCTCGCAACGCGAACTTCGACTCGGCGAGCCGCCATTTTGGTGAACTGACCGAGGCAGGGGTCCGACTCCTGCACTGGGATGCGAGGAGCACCCAAGGAGCCCAATTCTCTCCGTCGGCGCGATTGATCGAGCAAGCGATTCGAACCAAGCAAAGCACCTTGCACATTTGGAGCCGCTCTGCGGAAGCGCACGGGGCATCCACATCGCACGCTGCCAGTTATACGCAGAGCGAGAACGTCGACTGGGCGTTCTGCACCCCAATCCTCAGTGAAGCATGCCCGGGTTGGGCGATTTATGTTGCGGGGGACTTTACCACACTGCTTCCCCATAAACCGTTGCGGGATGCTACGGCAGCCTTTGAGATTGATCTGCAGGATGACTTGAAGTTTGCAGAACTGACGGCGACGACACTCAGTTCGCTGCGTCAAATGCGACTGCTTCAACGCCGACAGGATTCGTTGCGCCCGTTCTTTGCACCGGTGGTCCAACAGGCTCTGGCAGCCCAACATCCCGATGATGTACTGGCCCCTAAAGAGGTCGATGTCTCCGTTCTCTTCTGCGACTTGCGGGGTTTTACGCGGCAGAGCGAGGAGTCGAGCGATCGGCTTCTGGAGCTTCTGCAGCGCGTCAGCGACGCGCTGGGGGTCATGACCCACCATATCCTCGCCAGCAATGGTGTTGTGGGAGACTTTCATGGGGACGCGGCCATGGGGTTCTGGGGTTGGCCCCTTCCTCAAAAAGACAGTGTATTGAGCGCTGCGCAGGCGGCCCTTGCGATCCGTACCGAGTTCGAAGCTGCATCGGCGATCAAGTCGCATCCGTTAGCTGGTTTTCGAGCGGGGATCGGAATCGCAACCGGGCGAGCGGTTGCGGGGAGGATCGGGACGGTGGATCAAGTCAAGGTGACCGTTTTTGGACCGGTCGTCAACTTAGCCTCCCGCCTGGAGAGCATGACGAAACAACTGCGTGCACCGATCCTTATCGATGAAACAACAGCCGCGCACCTTTATCGGCTCGACTACCAATCCTTCGCACGCGTTCGACGCGTTGCGAGAGTGTTGCCAGTCGGTAGCAATTCACCCCTAACCGTGAGCGAATTGCTTCCGCCAGAAGACCGGGACCTTGTTTTGAAAAACGAGCACATTGCGATTTACGAGGAAGCCTTGGACCGACTGCAATCGGGAGATTGGAACGAAGCTTTCCGATTGCTCCATGGAGTTCCTGCGGAGGATCGGGTGAAAGACTTTTTAACGGTCTTCATCGCTCAGCATGGTCGAACTCCCCCCGCGGATTGGCAAGGAGTCATCAAGCTGCCGGAAAAATAA
- a CDS encoding YdcF family protein — MNQRIETQSARARATPPHSSLVDWMGSFIRISSLLVAIPLIIAASLGGKSVVEKVLTAFTQPIYITLFGLLWIGSVMAKRGQKGASRIARGLAIFVWVVSCNYTKDTILREWESRGDARAWEEIPSYDYIIVLGGGTAKRPDGNAQLGDAGDRVATAARLFHRGLVEFLVTTGDVLTMKSTFAGRFEDDDKPTSQTIQLWKELGVPEERIMSIGGQNTSSEMDELKAHPEWWREKRCAILTSALHLPRALQLAKARGIVADGIASDYQSATLGEPLTVLDFIPNQGAVRDLHLWFKEWIAMKIGR, encoded by the coding sequence ATGAATCAACGCATCGAAACGCAGTCCGCTCGCGCTCGCGCCACCCCACCCCACTCGTCGCTCGTCGATTGGATGGGCAGCTTTATTCGAATCAGCAGCTTGCTCGTCGCGATTCCACTGATCATCGCCGCGAGCTTAGGCGGAAAGTCGGTGGTTGAAAAAGTCCTGACAGCTTTCACTCAGCCCATTTATATCACCCTATTCGGCCTGCTTTGGATCGGTAGCGTGATGGCCAAACGGGGGCAGAAAGGAGCTTCACGGATCGCAAGGGGTTTGGCCATCTTCGTGTGGGTTGTGTCGTGCAACTACACAAAGGATACGATCCTTCGAGAGTGGGAGTCGCGTGGAGATGCTCGCGCTTGGGAAGAAATTCCATCCTATGACTATATCATTGTGCTGGGGGGTGGGACGGCGAAGCGACCTGACGGAAATGCCCAATTGGGAGATGCAGGCGACAGAGTCGCGACGGCAGCCCGATTGTTCCATCGTGGATTGGTCGAATTCTTGGTGACGACGGGCGATGTCTTGACGATGAAGTCTACCTTTGCGGGAAGGTTTGAAGACGACGACAAGCCAACTTCGCAAACGATCCAACTCTGGAAGGAGTTAGGAGTGCCCGAAGAAAGGATAATGTCCATCGGAGGTCAAAACACATCATCCGAGATGGATGAACTGAAGGCGCACCCGGAGTGGTGGCGAGAGAAACGGTGCGCGATCCTGACCAGCGCCCTACACCTTCCCCGAGCGCTTCAGTTGGCGAAAGCGAGAGGGATTGTTGCAGACGGAATCGCGAGCGATTACCAGTCCGCAACGCTGGGGGAACCATTGACCGTGCTGGACTTCATTCCTAACCAAGGTGCTGTGCGAGATTTGCACCTTTGGTTCAAGGAATGGATCGCGATGAAGATCGGGCGTTAA